AATCTTTAGATTAATGTATACATATGTATTTCTAAAAATTTTTTCTCCTTTGACTTAGggcgcgttttttttttttttttataaatgtacTCTCTATTAAGAaattccttttgaaaaaaaattagtagtttattattattttttaaaagtgtTAATAATGTCTTACACATcttctttattgtatttgttcTTGATCATCTAACGTTTTTCTTTTTACTAAATTTAAGTACCATACTtaaatttattgttaatttttaaaaaaggcTTGaacttattaaaaattatatgatTTAGTAGTTTAATTTTCTACGGTCCAAacccatttattatttaagactCTAATTTAAAAGTTgacaaagaaaagagaaagataaACACAATCACCAACCAATACACAAATAAACATCACAGTTTAATTATGCATTACTTACAAACTAATAACATAAAAATACATATCCCATACACATGCATATATTATTTTTGAACTCAAAATGTCTAAGAAATCCAACCATAATTGGAAACAAAGACATATGAAACAATTTTATTTAAGTAGAGAGatcatgcatgcatgcatgcatgaaTGGTTTTTGAtgtacatattaaatggaaactTTATAGGGCATCTTCAACAAGTTTGAGAATTCAGAGCTAAGAGCATTCTTGAATGAGGCTTCTGCATGAGAGCTAGAGTCAAAACACACGCCATATTTAATATCTGAATTTGGATAATAAGCACAGAAGTTCCCACTTCCCTTTCTTGTGCAGTCTGCATGAGACTCACATAATTTAGGATGTTTCTTCACCGTCTTCATAACTAATGATATGCTTAAGCAATAATCAATCCCGATTAAACATAAACAACCATCACCACATTCTGACTCTTGAAAACTACAAAGCTTGTCACAATCTGCTTCTACCTTCTTCGTCGGAAACATTATTACTGCAAATAATGTTTTCAAAGATAATTTTATACAACTGACTTCCGAACTGGACTAAACCGGTAgtaataaaccaaaaaaaaaattaataactaatAGAATGTAGAAAAAAAGTTAAGATAAAAGATATACCTAATGTGGTGATCAGGAAGAGAGGCAAAAGAGATAGCTTAGCATAAGCCATAATGCTTGAATGAATAGAAAGTAGTAGCTAGTAGATGGGTGTTACATGTTGTAATTTATACACAAAAATCATGTATATAGTGCCCATTTTCCACCACACATGCACTGAGACAAAATGATAGtaatcccttcttttttgttATTGTATAGATTTCTCTTACTATGTAAAGTTATGCTTGCCGACATAGGTTACTAATTTAATAGTAACAAAATAAAACAGTTTCTAGTCGATGAATTTCTAAATTTTGGTTGATGAATTTTTGGATTTGAGATGAAAAAAGAGATCTAGATTGAataatttagaattttttttggaTGAGATATATCAACTGGTATTGTTAGTTGAATTAAAAGGATGAAACCTGCAAATTCAGggtttaatataaattatttatgtttaaaataaattgttaatattTATAATCAAATTCTTTTATAGAatagaattaaaaatttatttttgtttactcTAAGATGAAGAGGAAATTGTTCTCGTGTCTAATTATTTTTGTTGGCTTatcaaaaaaacatattaaatggTTGGGATGCTTCATTTTTTGTTTGTAAGCAAGACTCAATAAAGAGAGAACAAAGGTTTTTCAACCAAATTACAAAAAGATGAGACAAAATTTGGAAAAGAATGATTACACCCCTATTGCAATTTAAGAAAGACAaaacatatgttttttttttttaatttaaaatcataaaagttacaattggaatGTGTAATATTTTCTATGTAAGACCATCTCTAAAGTAAGATTTTGATACTTCAAACGACATCCAAAACGTTTCAATCTTTCTCTCTAAAATTGATACTATTTCTAAGAATCCATAAGCTTCAAGAAGTTGCCAACCAAACACaaccttcttttccttttttaacGTTTTTGGACTTGCACAACAAGCATCACCTCAAAAAACTACCCTTGAAACCATCTACCTCAAAATTCACAAAATCAATCAACTCGGCAATCTCCTTCCACACCAATCCAGAAATACGACACAATAATAGAGAGtcaatcgaagatttgagaacacCTCTACAAAGAACGCACCTGATATCACTAGATTGGTTAAAAATACCTCGAGTAGCAAGTAAATCTCTAGTTTAAAGCCTATTGATAAAACACCTCCAACCAAAAACTTTTATTTTGTGAGGAACATCCATCTTCCAAATTGAAACAAGAGCTTTATCAAACTTATTCGTCAGACCGAAAAAAACATGGGCTTTGTTAATATAATCGAAACAGCCCCTTATCGAAAAACCTTGATCCGAATTGTCGTTTGAATAGCATACTAAGTA
The Vicia villosa cultivar HV-30 ecotype Madison, WI linkage group LG6, Vvil1.0, whole genome shotgun sequence genome window above contains:
- the LOC131611776 gene encoding albumin-1-like; translated protein: MAYAKLSLLPLFLITTLVIMFPTKKVEADCDKLCSFQESECGDGCLCLIGIDYCLSISLVMKTVKKHPKLCESHADCTRKGSGNFCAYYPNSDIKYGVCFDSSSHAEASFKNALSSEFSNLLKMPYKVSI